One genomic segment of Erysipelotrichaceae bacterium 66202529 includes these proteins:
- the raiA gene encoding ribosome-associated translation inhibitor RaiA: MKVQIYGKNITVTPAIAEKIEKKLNHLEKYFIIDENVVANVVVRVYPNKQKIEVTIPTKFAVLRAEVVQDDLYAAIDLAIDKLEDQIRRQKTRLTRKNKEKLAYAFIEEEEIEEEFDDSDNELVRTKSLVPDMMELDEAIMRMEMLNHSFFIYRDDETKEIAVVYKRHDGGYGLIETE, from the coding sequence ATGAAAGTCCAGATCTACGGAAAAAACATTACAGTAACTCCAGCGATTGCTGAAAAAATCGAGAAAAAGCTGAATCATCTTGAAAAGTATTTCATAATTGATGAAAACGTGGTCGCTAATGTGGTGGTGCGGGTGTATCCGAATAAACAAAAAATCGAGGTTACGATCCCTACAAAATTTGCAGTCTTACGTGCAGAGGTTGTACAGGATGATCTGTATGCAGCCATCGATTTGGCGATTGATAAATTAGAAGATCAGATTCGTCGTCAGAAAACTAGACTGACAAGAAAAAATAAAGAGAAACTGGCATATGCTTTCATTGAAGAGGAGGAGATTGAAGAAGAATTTGACGACAGCGATAATGAGCTGGTACGTACAAAATCACTGGTTCCTGATATGATGGAGCTAGATGAAGCAATCATGCGTATGGAAATGCTAAATCATAGCTTCTTCATTTACCGTGATGATGAAACAAAGGAAATCGCCGTTGTTTACAAGCGTCATGATGGCGGCTATGGATTGATCGAAACGGAATAA
- a CDS encoding diguanylate cyclase, translating to MYREHVNITVLSNTLDIQKYLEQGLAAHQCRNCHIHTSSNVQDSWDDSDIILCALPIRRLQPYCERMKKNAYLLYIKDAANEVCEDCYETADEVISQAAQKDYIVKRIHCIYEARRQQTTAWLLDTYLNTLIDSMPDLVWFKDNSGLHLKVNRAFCHTVGKSRADIEGKDHCSVWDVDVDDCAATEDIVRREKKTCQFNELVKSPHGLRQFRTYKSPLFTPDGKLMGSVGIGHDITDLENMSTEMEILLNSMPYAILIRDKDGAVLNVNDKFEEFFDTSREKIIGLQYDVWFRSIVTGSRKIKKEANGKSILTFEEDRRILELSHEIIYDIFKSEVGVLCIYRDMTEEYLLEQQLSNNSNTDYLTGLYNRRYFYEYYTDLRKYQQVSILYVDLDHFKAVNDTYGHQVGDEALRISAEVLKKMFPNDLIARLGGDEFLVSKLDIMSGQELLEQGNRLIQQLQKQFETQDCYQKLSASIGISYTNDPLMKIDDLIRESDDALYKAKQHGRAKCRLYE from the coding sequence ATGTATCGTGAACATGTGAACATAACTGTTTTATCCAATACTTTAGATATTCAGAAATACCTGGAGCAGGGACTCGCTGCGCATCAGTGTAGAAACTGTCATATTCATACCTCATCAAACGTTCAGGATTCATGGGATGACAGTGATATTATTTTGTGTGCTTTACCGATACGCAGGCTGCAGCCATACTGTGAACGGATGAAGAAAAATGCATACCTGCTGTATATCAAGGATGCGGCAAATGAGGTATGTGAGGACTGCTATGAGACTGCGGATGAGGTCATTTCACAAGCTGCGCAAAAAGATTATATTGTGAAACGTATTCACTGCATATACGAGGCACGAAGGCAGCAGACAACGGCTTGGCTGTTAGATACGTATCTGAATACATTGATTGACAGCATGCCCGATCTGGTATGGTTTAAGGATAACAGCGGTTTGCATTTGAAAGTAAACAGGGCATTTTGTCATACGGTAGGGAAAAGCAGAGCTGATATCGAGGGAAAGGATCATTGCTCCGTATGGGATGTAGATGTGGATGACTGTGCGGCAACAGAGGATATCGTACGCAGAGAAAAGAAAACATGTCAATTTAACGAGCTGGTAAAGAGCCCGCATGGTCTGCGTCAGTTTCGTACCTATAAATCTCCGCTGTTTACCCCTGATGGGAAGCTTATGGGCAGTGTTGGAATCGGTCATGATATTACTGATCTGGAAAACATGAGCACGGAAATGGAAATCCTTCTAAACAGTATGCCGTATGCAATACTGATACGTGACAAGGATGGAGCTGTTCTTAATGTAAATGATAAATTTGAAGAATTTTTTGATACCTCCAGAGAGAAAATCATTGGCTTGCAGTATGATGTCTGGTTTCGCAGCATCGTGACAGGCAGCCGCAAAATAAAAAAGGAAGCGAACGGCAAGAGCATCTTAACCTTTGAGGAAGACCGGCGAATCCTTGAATTAAGCCATGAAATCATATATGATATTTTCAAAAGTGAGGTCGGAGTGCTGTGTATTTACCGTGACATGACAGAAGAATATCTGTTAGAGCAGCAGCTAAGCAATAACTCCAATACTGATTATCTGACGGGTCTATATAACCGCAGGTATTTTTATGAATATTACACAGATCTTCGCAAGTATCAGCAGGTATCCATACTGTATGTAGACCTGGATCATTTTAAAGCCGTCAATGACACATATGGACACCAGGTTGGTGATGAGGCTTTGCGGATCAGTGCCGAGGTTCTGAAAAAAATGTTTCCCAATGATTTGATAGCGCGTCTTGGAGGCGATGAATTTCTGGTATCCAAGCTTGATATTATGAGTGGACAGGAGCTGTTGGAACAGGGAAACCGGTTGATTCAACAGCTGCAAAAGCAATTTGAAACGCAGGATTGTTATCAGAAGCTTTCTGCCAGCATTGGCATATCCTATACAAACGATCCTCTCATGAAAATAGATGATTTGATAAGAGAAAGTGATGATGCTTTATATAAAGCGAAGCAGCATGGCCGTGCAAAGTGCCGGCTTTATGAGTGA
- a CDS encoding DUF3196 domain-containing protein has translation MDTYYEDILKKVEALIEDAQYAEAYTILDEELSMPYIPREYEEPLIAYYNQCRSECKWKDTAVREEDIETLLKGSLEEAFLAIEQLKKSNIRNHMDAVTDYLSQKPHYLVRSLMIEAMMEQNITDEVSVDIDGLEVTFSPCSIDAPMESDGALVAVNHLKDWFENDNPTFTMMCVETLVKEAYLRLPFNIEEDEALPLAAAVAAYVFHAYEEQEAWLLFEKEKGLAQYRGYELLLRKHEM, from the coding sequence ATGGATACTTATTATGAGGATATTCTGAAAAAGGTGGAAGCACTGATAGAGGATGCGCAGTATGCTGAGGCATATACCATTCTGGATGAGGAACTCTCCATGCCATATATTCCAAGAGAATATGAGGAACCATTGATCGCATACTATAACCAGTGTCGCAGCGAGTGTAAATGGAAAGACACCGCAGTTCGGGAAGAGGACATTGAAACTCTGCTGAAGGGTTCTCTGGAGGAAGCGTTTCTTGCGATTGAACAATTGAAGAAAAGTAATATTCGTAATCACATGGATGCTGTTACGGACTATCTTTCTCAGAAGCCGCACTATCTGGTTCGTTCGCTGATGATTGAAGCTATGATGGAACAGAACATCACCGATGAGGTCAGTGTGGATATCGACGGTCTTGAGGTTACCTTCTCTCCTTGCAGCATAGATGCTCCTATGGAGAGTGATGGTGCGTTGGTGGCGGTGAACCACCTGAAGGACTGGTTTGAGAATGACAATCCGACATTTACGATGATGTGTGTGGAGACCCTGGTGAAAGAGGCGTATCTGCGTCTGCCGTTCAACATCGAAGAGGATGAGGCGCTGCCTCTGGCTGCTGCGGTGGCTGCCTATGTGTTCCATGCCTATGAGGAACAGGAAGCATGGCTGCTCTTTGAGAAAGAAAAAGGTCTTGCACAATACAGGGGTTATGAATTATTATTAAGGAAGCATGAAATGTAA
- a CDS encoding trigger factor, protein MSSTWELKEKSTGELTATVEGDTWKDAQKKAFKKLAKKVNLPGFRPGQAPEKLVRKQISSQNILMEAIDEVAGDALSAGIKEHDLWVISRPALDIESIDEDKVTFKFNVTVKPEVKLGEYKGLDITKEAVEVSDADVEEEITRLQERFADLVVKEEGKVENGDTAVIDFEGFKEGVAFDGGKGEAYPLVIGSGSFIPGFEEQVLGMGIEETKDINVTFPEEYQAEELAGQPVVFKVTVHEIKAKVLPEANDELVKQAEIENVETLEAFKEYSRKNLEESKKNQAEQKFENEILTAITDNAEVEIPQVMIDEETDSLVRDFEQRLQSQGFGLEQFKQVTGQTDEMIREEMGKDAFNKVKVRLVLEAIAAEEKIEISEEDINSELENIANMYNMPIEQVKQLISNDAVSYDLRIRKALELVKEATGK, encoded by the coding sequence ATGAGTTCAACATGGGAATTAAAAGAAAAATCAACAGGTGAATTAACAGCGACTGTCGAAGGTGATACCTGGAAGGATGCTCAGAAAAAGGCATTCAAGAAACTGGCAAAAAAGGTAAACCTGCCGGGATTCCGTCCGGGTCAGGCTCCTGAAAAGCTGGTGAGAAAACAGATCAGCTCTCAGAATATATTGATGGAAGCAATCGATGAGGTTGCAGGAGATGCATTGAGTGCAGGTATCAAGGAACACGATTTGTGGGTGATTTCCCGTCCGGCACTGGATATCGAAAGCATCGATGAGGATAAGGTAACGTTCAAATTCAACGTAACTGTAAAACCGGAAGTGAAGCTGGGCGAATACAAGGGTCTGGATATCACAAAGGAAGCTGTTGAAGTAAGCGATGCAGATGTTGAAGAGGAAATCACACGTCTGCAGGAGCGTTTTGCGGATCTGGTTGTTAAAGAAGAAGGCAAGGTTGAAAACGGAGATACTGCCGTTATTGACTTTGAAGGCTTCAAGGAAGGCGTTGCTTTTGATGGCGGTAAGGGAGAAGCATACCCGCTGGTTATCGGAAGCGGAAGCTTTATTCCTGGCTTTGAAGAACAGGTTCTCGGTATGGGGATCGAGGAAACAAAGGACATCAACGTAACCTTCCCTGAAGAATATCAGGCAGAGGAGCTTGCAGGTCAGCCGGTTGTCTTCAAGGTGACTGTACACGAAATCAAAGCCAAGGTTCTCCCAGAGGCTAATGATGAGCTGGTAAAGCAGGCAGAGATTGAAAATGTGGAGACACTGGAAGCATTCAAGGAATATTCCCGTAAAAACCTGGAGGAAAGCAAGAAAAACCAGGCAGAGCAGAAATTTGAAAATGAAATTCTGACAGCGATTACGGATAATGCCGAGGTAGAAATCCCTCAGGTTATGATCGATGAAGAAACTGACAGTCTTGTTCGTGACTTTGAACAGCGTCTGCAGTCTCAGGGCTTCGGTCTGGAGCAGTTCAAGCAGGTAACTGGTCAGACAGATGAAATGATCCGTGAGGAAATGGGCAAGGATGCCTTTAATAAAGTAAAAGTGCGTTTAGTTCTGGAAGCTATTGCAGCGGAAGAAAAAATCGAAATAAGTGAAGAGGATATCAACAGTGAGCTGGAAAATATCGCCAATATGTACAATATGCCTATTGAGCAGGTAAAACAGTTGATTTCCAACGATGCGGTATCGTATGATTTACGTATCCGCAAAGCATTAGAGCTTGTCAAGGAAGCAACCGGCAAGTAA